The Croceicoccus naphthovorans genome includes a region encoding these proteins:
- a CDS encoding TniQ family protein → MRPLADECFDSWIDRVGRAHDVTRSVLFRHLGIEPALAGQDLGRGRRGLDTTWHQAFDGLVERLAWAVQCEKERISATFLACEASALLPRGLRHYACARCWYEARRAGKPEFIRREWILRASWRCREHGLPGKVPGEPGGRLSLAQLARLVVLAERSLAVARPSQKTIRRNSAILAQLVRQSEWQRHRAIDHAYRDRIAANVFHFSADRIAMLALAHGRRGAAPRRFETLISQALPERPTPGGGSLADQKPPYRLQAAFRTKPRSHWIAPELLSLLCAYGALRARQGREAVLQAA, encoded by the coding sequence GTGCGCCCGCTTGCCGACGAATGCTTTGATTCGTGGATCGATCGGGTCGGACGTGCGCACGATGTCACGCGGAGCGTGCTTTTCCGCCATCTCGGGATCGAACCGGCGCTGGCAGGGCAGGACCTAGGGCGCGGCAGGCGCGGCCTCGACACCACGTGGCACCAGGCCTTCGATGGCCTGGTCGAACGGCTTGCCTGGGCGGTGCAATGCGAGAAGGAGCGGATTTCCGCGACATTTCTGGCTTGCGAGGCAAGCGCCCTGCTGCCGCGCGGATTGCGCCACTATGCCTGTGCACGGTGCTGGTACGAGGCGCGCCGGGCGGGGAAGCCCGAATTCATCCGGCGCGAATGGATCTTGCGGGCGAGCTGGCGGTGCCGGGAGCACGGCCTGCCGGGCAAAGTGCCAGGCGAACCGGGCGGTCGGCTATCGTTGGCGCAATTGGCGCGCTTGGTGGTTCTGGCCGAACGCTCGCTTGCGGTGGCGAGGCCATCGCAGAAGACAATCCGGCGCAATTCCGCGATTCTTGCCCAGTTGGTCCGGCAGTCGGAATGGCAGAGGCACCGGGCAATCGACCATGCCTACCGGGACCGGATTGCAGCAAATGTGTTCCATTTCTCAGCGGATCGCATCGCCATGCTGGCCTTGGCGCATGGTCGGCGCGGTGCGGCCCCTCGGCGTTTCGAGACCCTGATTTCGCAAGCTTTGCCCGAGAGGCCCACGCCGGGCGGCGGCAGCCTGGCCGATCAGAAACCGCCCTATCGCCTGCAAGCCGCTTTCAGGACCAAACCGCGCTCGCACTGGATCGCTCCTGAGTTGCTGAGCCTGCTTTGCGCCTATGGTGCGCTGCGGGCCCGGCAAGGTCGGGAGGCGGTGCTCCAGGCCGCCTAG
- a CDS encoding TniB family NTP-binding protein, with translation MSGHSAFWIDFDEARRAVETLVELAHDEPDERPPCVLLVGQSGMGKTSILRETQRRIALDFPEPEEWGEARYEPMLRTVIPSGSTALKINLTLLWKQGWPIAGKTHRIADLKVVELLRRQRTRLVGIDNVHAILTAGGRARRDTLDAFRFLMSEGNVPMVVAGLDVAADIFAEDVELAYRSIIVRLNPWPPGEPSQRLIRVLGQGMQLIEPERLAEPEIAEFLWRHSLGVTGNFKRLLHWGQKVARRHGRECVEFADIREAAGLLPSHPSR, from the coding sequence ATGAGCGGACATTCGGCCTTCTGGATCGATTTCGACGAGGCGCGCCGCGCGGTCGAGACGCTTGTCGAGCTGGCGCATGACGAGCCGGACGAGCGGCCACCCTGCGTCCTGCTGGTCGGCCAGTCGGGCATGGGCAAGACCTCGATCCTGCGTGAGACCCAGCGCCGGATCGCGCTCGACTTTCCCGAACCCGAGGAATGGGGCGAGGCGCGTTACGAACCGATGCTGCGCACGGTGATCCCTTCGGGTTCGACCGCGCTCAAGATCAACCTGACGCTGCTGTGGAAGCAGGGCTGGCCGATTGCCGGCAAGACGCACCGGATCGCCGATCTCAAGGTCGTCGAGCTGTTGCGCCGCCAAAGGACGCGGCTTGTGGGGATCGACAATGTCCATGCGATCCTCACCGCCGGCGGGAGGGCGCGGCGCGACACGCTCGATGCCTTCCGCTTCCTGATGAGCGAGGGCAATGTGCCGATGGTGGTGGCCGGGCTCGACGTCGCGGCGGACATTTTTGCCGAGGATGTCGAACTGGCCTATCGCTCGATCATCGTGCGGCTCAATCCCTGGCCGCCGGGAGAGCCATCGCAGCGGCTGATCCGGGTTCTGGGGCAGGGGATGCAACTGATCGAGCCTGAGCGGCTCGCCGAGCCCGAAATCGCCGAATTTCTCTGGCGTCACAGCCTCGGCGTCACTGGCAATTTCAAGCGGTTGCTGCATTGGGGGCAGAAGGTGGCCCGCCGCCATGGCCGCGAATGCGTGGAGTTCGCCGATATCCGCGAGGCGGCGGGTCTGCTGCCGAGCCATCCGTCGCGGTGA